Proteins encoded by one window of Rutidosis leptorrhynchoides isolate AG116_Rl617_1_P2 chromosome 7, CSIRO_AGI_Rlap_v1, whole genome shotgun sequence:
- the LOC139858454 gene encoding uncharacterized protein, with protein sequence MSCTSSNLLLNPFSRKTRPVTPVSSYNNPQSTKPSTPPPSIRFDGHQTRRQLLFLMTSGTAVTALEMPSMAEDIGLFGLRKKIKKAEEEAEEIVKEGIESAEKGFEAAEKGIENAEEEIETEVSFGFEGGLTQAGVVVGAEVVAVAVATSVVNGILGPES encoded by the coding sequence ATGTCTTGCACAAGCTCAAATCTACTTCTGAACCCATTTTCTCGCAAGACCCGACCCGTAACCCCAGTCTCATCCTACAATAACCCACAATCTACCAAACCCAGTACCCCACCACCATCAATCCGGTTCGATGGACACCAAACACGAAGACAGTTACTTTTTCTGATGACGTCAGGTACAGCCGTGACAGCTTTAGAGATGCCATCAATGGCGGAAGACATTGGACTGTTTGGATTAAGGAAGAAGATAAAGAAAGCAGAAGAGGAAGCTGAGGAGATTGTTAAAGAAGGAATTGAGTCAGCTGAGAAAGGATTTGAAGCTGCGGAGAAAGGAATCGAAAATGCCGAAGAAGAAATTGAAACGGAAGTTAGTTTCGGGTTCGAAGGCGGGTTGACTCAGGCCGGAGTGGTGGTTGGGGCGGAGGTGGTGGCGGTTGCAGTTGCTACATCGGTTGTTAATGGAATATTAGGACCTGAAAGTTGA
- the LOC139859107 gene encoding uncharacterized mitochondrial protein AtMg00810-like, whose amino-acid sequence MKDLGPLHSFLGISVTRNEHGLFLNQKAYAMDIINRAGMHTCNAVTTPVDMLGKLSKNDSLPVSNPTEYRSLAGALQYLTFTRPDISYAVQQVCLHMHDPREVHLLVLKRIIRYIQGIADLGLHITPSRSTNLVGYTDADWGGCPDTRRSTSGYCVYLGDNLLS is encoded by the coding sequence ATGAAAGACCTCGGGCCCTTGCATTCTTTTCTAGGGATATCCGTCACTCGCAATGAACACGGTCTGTTTTTGAATCAAAAAGCCTACGCCATGGACATAATCAATCGCGCTGGTATGCATACATGTAATGCAGTCACCACTCCTGTTGACATGCTTGGTAAATTAAGTAAAAACGATAGTCTACCGGTTTCTAATCCCACTGAATACCGCAGCCTGGCTGGGGCGTTGCAATATTTAACATTTACTCGCCCCGACATATCATATGCAGTTCAGCAAGTCTGCCTTCATATGCATGATCCTCGTGAAGTCCATCTCCTTGTTCTCAAACGTATCATTAGATATATACAAGGAATTGCCGATCTCGGGTTACACATTACTCCATCCAGGTCTACTAATCTTGTTGGTTATACCGATGCTGACTGGGGTGGTTGTCCAGATACTCGTCGTTCCACTTCGGGCTATTGTGTTTATTTAGGCGATAATTTGTTGTCTTGA